In the Emcibacteraceae bacterium genome, AACTCGGTGTGATCCCCGGCATGGGTGGTTCGCAGCGGCTGACCAGACTGGTCGGCAAATCAAAAGCGATGGACATGATCCTGACCGGGCGGATGATGGATGCCGAAGAAGCGGAGCGATGCGGCCTCGCCGCGCGGGTGGTCGATGATGAAAAACTGCTAGGGGAAGCGATGGAAGCGGCAAAAGCCATTTCCAGTTACAGCAAACCCGCCGTTATGCTGGCCCGCGAAGCGGTCGACCGCGCGCTTGAAGGTTCCTTACGTGAAGGGCTTATTTTCGAGCGGCGCATTTTCCATTCCCTTTTTGCCACCGAGGACCAGAAGGAAGGCATGGCCGCCTTTGCCGAAAAACGAAAACCGGATTTTAAGGGGAAGTGAAAAAATGGGGAAAACATGTTATTTTGATCTAACTGCTACCCTTTGATCACTAATTCACTGTTTCTCAATTGTTGAAAACAATATCGTCCCAAAACTCTATTTTATTACCCGGAATTGAATACCAATCTTTATCGCTTCCAAGTCTTACGCCAAAATCATTCCCTAGATAACTCCAGAGATTGGAGCCATATTCAATTATGTCTGTCTGCATAACCGAATATACGGGGTTACCTGCTTTCACGGGCAATGTAGGCATATATCGATGGCCATAAATAGGGATCAGTTTGGGGGCATTGGACAACATAATTCTTACGGCATCGATTACCTCTTCCTGATCAATTGGTGTATCACCCCATTCTTCAATCCAGTAACCACTTCTTTTGACTTCTCTCATTACACCTTCCAAAGGCCATTCAAGCCAATTTCTAATTTCTTCATCAGTAACACGCCTCCAGTCAGCAAATCCTTCTGAAACAGGCAAGGCATAAGCCAACAAACATTTTAAATCAGGTGGAAAAGAGAAACGATGTATTTTCTCTATAGCAGCGAATTCATTTTCAGTAAGTCCAACTTCAAATTCGATACCTTTTTCTTCCAATCCGTCTACTATGATCTGTAAATCCATTACTTTTATCCATTAAATTTATTAGGTAAGAGTAATATCAACTCTAATAAAAACATAGTTTATCCCCCATTCAACAACCAATCAATAAATTCAGGGACGATTTGGCTGGCGGGGCCGTAATGCCCGTCGCTGAACTGATCGGCGTTTAGGGACGGCTCAAGATTAAGTTCCACCGTTTTGGCGCCCGGATTTTCATTGACCACCTGAGTAAACCCGGCGGCGGGATAAACATTGCCCGATGTGCCGATGGAGATAAACAAGCCGCAACGGCGGAGATAACGGTATATATCATCCATCCGCATCGGCATTTCCCCGAACCACACCACATTGACCCGCATTTGGCCCCGGGTTTTACAATTTGGACATTCGCTTTCCAAACTCATTTCATCAAGCCAGTCGGAAATTTCGCCACAGTTCTGACAGCGGGATTTCAGCAGTTCGCCGTGCATGTGGATCAGCTTTTCCGACCCGGCCCGCACATGCAGATTATCGACATTCTGGGTCACCAGCCAAAAGCCACCCGGCCAGTCGCGTTCAAGCCGCGTCAGAGCCAGATGCGCGGCATTGGGTTTTATTTTTTCGTCCAGCAAAGTGGCCCGCCGCATATTATAAAATTCATGAACCAGGGCGGGATCACGGCGGAACGCGTCCGGTGTGGCCAGATCCTCCGCCCGATAGCCGTTCCAAAGCCCGCCACGCCCGCGGAAGGTGGGAAGGCCGCTTTCCTGCGATATACCGGCGCCGGTCAGGACAACAATGGGGGTACTGGCTGAAATAATCATCATTCCATTCTAATCGCATCCATCCAAACTGCCAATTGTTTGTTTCAGTCTAATCTGCTAAAAACCTAACGTGAGGAAAAATAAAATAATGCTGAGCACTAAAATAAAATCATTGATGGACCGCTTTGATAAACGGACACGCGACATGCTCGCCTTAAGCATTGGGGTATTGGGGATAATTTACCTGATCTGGAAATATTTTTCGCTGATTGGCAAGGATCTGACTTTCAAATATTTCTGGCTGGCCGGGCGGCTCTGGTCCGGGGGGATGAACCCTTATGGCCCCGATTATCAGCATGTGGGCGAAAGCCTTTTTGAAACATTTAACGGGCAGCCCTTTTACTACCCGCCCAACTGGTGGCCGGTGTCCGGCTTTATGGCGCTTTTTGATTATACCACCGCCACTGAAATCTGGCGGCTGATCAATGTGGCGGCCATCATTGGAGGCACATTATTGCTGCGGGCGGCACTAAAACGGGCAGATATCAATTTATCCACGCCCGCTCTTGTTCTTTATACCGGGCTGGTGGCCCTGATGCAGTCAACCATCATTGTCCTGCAACAGGGGCAATCAACGGGACTGGTTTATTTTGGACTATGCCTGGCCATTTATGCGACCCTCTATTCAAAGCATTTTCTGCTGGGGCTGGGCATGGCCATTATGCTGCTGAAACCGCAGATTGGTGTACCGGTATTTTTTGGCTTTTTCCTTTTAAAACAAAATTATAAATCCGTTTTTTATACCATTGCTTTAACCTTTATAATGATGCTGCCGGGCTTTATCAGTCTTGGTTTTTTTGAAACCCTCTTTTCTTACCTCGCTGGCCTTTCCGAGCATTCACAGTTCCTTACCAATTCCGCGAAACTTTCGACCGGCTTTAAAAACATCGTCTATCTTATTGCAAACAGGGATATTTCCAGTACGCTCGCGACACTGCTATCACTGATCGGCGTCTGGGGGGCGGCGATTTATTTGCAAAAAATTGTCTATGAAAAATTTGATGGTGGCGGGGCGGCAAAACTTTGCCTTTATTATAGCGCCGTGATTTTCGCCACGCTCTTTTTCGCGCCCATTCATGAATATGACATGATTTTGGTCGCGCCGGTTTTATTGCTTGTGGCGGTGCTTGGGACCAACCGTCAGCTATTGCTTGCCATTCCCTTTTTGCTTATGGTCCGCTCAGGCAATATCGGTGATCTTTTTGGCCCCGCCTCCGTTGATCAGGCGCGCTTTTACGGCAGCGTGGTTTCAACCGTCGCGCTTATTGCCATGATCGCCGTTTTCGCAAAAATCAGTCGTCAGGAAGATTGATAATATTTTTTGTCATATAAAGCGGCCGGTCCTTGGTTTCATTAAAAATCCGGCCCAGATATTCACCAATAATGCCAAGAAATAAAAGCTGTAGACCGCCGAGAAACAGGATCACCACCATTTGCGAGGCATAGCCATCAACGCTGACACCATAAATAAGGGTGCGAATAAATATAAACACCGCATAGATAAAGGAAACAAACGAAATCAGTATGCCGATATAACTGGCAAGCCGCAATGGAAGGGTTGAGAAGGATGTAATCCCCTCTATCGCGAAATTCCACAGGTTCCAGTAATTCCATTTGGTGTTTCCAGCCACCCTTGCATGGCGTTTATATTCGACCGCAATGGTCTTAAACCCGACCCAGGCAAAAAGCCCTTTCATAAAGCGCTGCCGTTCGGGCAGCTTTCTGATGGCGTCAATGGCACGGCGGCTTAACAGTCTGAAATCACCGGCATTTCGCGGAATTTCAACATGGCTCATTTTTTTCAAAATCCGGTAAAAATAGGTGGCTGTCATTTTTTTAAACCAGCTTTCACCGTCCCGTTCAGTGCGGACGCCATATATATTATCATAGCCCTGTTCCCAGAGCGCAATAAACTGCGGGATAATTTCCGGTGGGTCCTGCAGATCGGCATCAAGGATAATGGCCGCGTCCCCGCTCATCATATCTATCCCGGCCGACATAGCGGCTTCCTTGCCGAAATTGCGGCTTAAATCGATAAAAACCACCCGCTTATCTTTTTCGCAAATTTGCGTAATCAGTTCAGCGGTTTTATCAGCGCTTCCGTCATTTATGAAAATCAGCTCAAGCGTATAATCAATATTCTTAAAGACGTCAGCGATACGCAAATAGCATGTCTCTATGACCTCTTCCTCATTATAACAGGGAACAATCACTGATAATTTTCTGTCTTTTGACATCATGACCCCTTTCTTATTTATTATTCATTATTCGCTTTGGCTTAAAAAAGTCCAGAATTTCCCGACAATAAAATTCCATATAAAAACCACCCCAGTGGCTATGATCTGCCTTAACAGATATGGGATAAATCCAAGCATATACATAATTGATGTATTAATTATGAATCCGGCGGCCACCATAAGTATAAATTTGGGGATTGCTTTTTTATGTTGCGCATCCGAGCGGAAAGTATAGCGCAGATTAAGCAGATAATTCAAAATCGCCCCACAGGCATAACCAATCATGGTCCCCGTGACCGGCGATAAACTGAACATCTCAACCAAAATCACCAGCACCACATAATGCAGGGCGGTGCTCAGCAATCCGACAGCCGTGAATTTTATAAATTCTTTTCCCATCCGACTGTTTTTGCCTGAAATATCTATGATAATCTACCCCAGCATATGATCAATAATCGCGCCTGTTCCCATAATCAGCGGATCAACGCAGGGAAGCCCCAGCCGACTTGACAGATCATTCAGATAATCCTGCCGTTCGCTTTCACTTAAACCGGATGTATTGATGCTGACCCCCACACATTTAATGTTTGGATTGGTCAGGGAGCCGAGCGAAATTGTCCGTTCAATCACCTGTTCAATGGTCGGAAGCGGAAAATTATCCCATTCTTCGATGGCCGTCCTGCCCGCTTCATGGCAGACAACAAAGGCATCCGGCTGTGAACCGATCAGAAGACCCATGCTGACCGGGCTATAACCGGGGTGGAAAATACCGCCCTGCCCCTCGATCACGTCCCAGTGGTCCGCATCATTATCAGGGGAAAGAAGCTCCGCCGCACCGGCCAGGAAATCGCAGACCACCGCGTCAATGGGAATGCCCCTGCCCGCAATCATAATGCCGGTCTGGCCACTGGCGCGGAAATCGGCGTTTATGCCTTTTTCCCGCATGTCCCGTTCCATGGCAAGGGCGGTGTATTTTTTACCGACGGCGCAGTCCGTACCGACCATCAGCACCCTTTTTCCTGTTCTTTTTCGTCCTTTACCAACCGGAATATTGGCGGGCGGTACACGGACATCAATTAATTTTGATCCTGATTTTTTTGCCGCCTCAACCAGCCTTGGAACATCATTAAGTTTTTTATGAACCCCGCCAACAATATCAAGTCCGGCGAGCAAAGCATTTTCAAAGGTTTCCAGCCATTGATCCGGAATACCGCCACCAACGGATGCGGTACCAATCACCAATGATTTTATGCCCGCTGCTGCCGCTTCTTCAACCGACAGTCTTGGCAGCCCGAGATCAAGACCATTTTCAATCAGGTTTAGCTGCCCTTTACAAAGCTCAGGCCGCCAGTCGACAATGCCGGAGCCTGTTTTGGCATAGGTTTTCCGCGTTTCTTCCCCCAGAAAAATTAGGTAAGGAGCTTTTATTTCAATTGTAATCATGCGTTATCCATTAAATACTGATCTGCGAGTACTTCCCTGACCGCGCGGTGGGCCTGATCAATGGCGGCATCGGTAAAGGGGCTTGCGTCCGCATCCGAATTTGCAACCGACATCCGGCCAAGCTGCTGACGCGCGACGACACAGGGGCGATCATCGGTCGGATACATTGACCATTCGTATGGTTCCGTGATGGTATCATAAGCATAGGCGTTGCCATGGGGCCAGCGGTTTACGGTTATGGCAACAATATCCCTTGCCGCATCAAAGCCGGCGGAACCCAGCATGCGCTGAAGCTGTTCCCTGATATTGCGCTCAAACGTTTCAAACGGCGTGTTTAAAAGATCATAGCGGCCAAGCCGCAGTTGTTCACGGCGCAGCTCCCCGGGCGCGCATGGTGCACGGTGCATTTTAACCACCACCGGTTCATCAAGATTTTGTGGGGCTTTATAGCCACCCACATCAAAAGGAAAATGCAGGCTGGTTGATGTATGATATAAGCCTGGTGACGTGATCGAGCTAGTCCCCAGTTTTTCAAAGGCCTTACCGTCCCTCAGCAACACATTGGTATAAACCCTTGGCGCTTTAATGCCATAAAGCATGGCTTCTTTCTGTTTTTCGGAATAATCATCACAAATATAGGGGATGACATTGTGCCAGCAGGCATAAATAACATTCCTTGATTTCACGGTTTCGGCCTTGCCGCCCTGCATATAGGTGACATCAACATCCTTTGCGGTTTTTGGGTCGCCATTATGCTTCACTTTAACCGCTGTGCTGTTAAGACGAAGGCGGGTTGAATTTTCCGGCCGGTCAAGGCGCGCATAATCGACCTTTGCCATAAAAATATCATCAATCGAATGACCGGGAATGGCGTCGGGGATAAGCTGGCGCACCGTCATACGGGTGATAGTCGCATTACCGTCCGGGAAATAAATACTGTCTTCGCGATATTCATGTTCCCGGCCATGCTGGGATCCGGCAATATGATGCATCGGGCTTATTTTCGGGGTTGGTTTAAGCTCAAGATGATCAAAACCCGGCATACCACCAAGCTGCCAGCAGAAAAGTGCCGGAACCTGTTCTGCCCCGACATAGAAACGGAAGTGAAGCCCCGGACTATAAAGCGGCAGCACAGCTGCATCCACCCCAAGCTCATCGGTCACATACTGGGCATATGACATGCCGGCGAGTTTTCGTTTCTTCTCCTTGTCAGTAAGTCCCTGAAAGGATTTTGCCACAATCTTTTCGCTGTAAAGGCGTTTATATTCGGCCCTTAATTTATCGGTCAGTGGCGCTTTGTCAAAAAATTCGTCCCAGCCTTCCTCGGCATCACGGTCGCGTTTCACCAAACCGTCGCCACCAAATGTTTCCTTATCGAAAAAGGTAGAACCGCCAAGTCCGATGTTCCGGTGATGCCTGATCATATCCTTGGTTTTTTCGTGATAGGCATCGGTATCAATCCCCAGTTCACGAAGGTAGCTCATGGCCACCGTGCTGTAATTGGTTGGCTGTTCAATATTCAATGTGCCGCCATTGACCAGAATTTTCTGGCCATTATACATATATTCATTGCGTTTGGCGTGACCGCCAAAATCATCATGATTATCAAGGATCAGGATTTTTGCATCCGGTCCCGCACTTTGACGGTAAAACCAGGCGGCGGACAGGCCACTGATTCCGCCCCCGACCACAACAAGATCATATTTCTCGCCGTTTTGTTTGGCTGAAAATGTCTCACCGTCCCGTACCATATGGGCCGTTTCAAACGACCCGTCATGACTGCCCCGCATCCCCGCTTTTGCTGGCGGATAATAACCCGGTTCAGACTGCATTGGTTTATTCTGATCCAGTGCCTGCATTGCCCTAACCAGTGACGGACAAAGAATTGCCCCGGTTACGGCGATACTGGCCCCGCTCAAAAAATCACGACGGATAATTTTACGGTCCATTCCCAGTTCTTTATCAGAAAAATGACCTGTTCCCGTATTTTTGTTTTTGCTCATATCAGTCCCCTTTTACGTATGTTCGCAGGCTATCACACATTGAAATGATAGAACAATCATTAAGTTTGGCTAATCTTAAATTCATCTGCGAGAACCTCACGGACAGCGCGGTGTGCCTCATCAATAGCCACATCGGTGAAGGGATTTGCCGCCGCATCGGAATTGGCAATGGATATCCGGCCCAGCCTTTTACTGGCAATAACGCAGGGCCGGTCTTCGGTCGGATAAAAGCACCAGTGATAGGGTTCTGTCAGGCTATTATATAAATAGGCATTGCCATGCGGCCAGCGATTGACCGTTATGGCCGCAATATCACGCGCTGCATCAAACCCGGCGGGACCCAGCATACGCTGGAGCTGATCACGGATATTCCGCTCAAATGTCTCAAAAGACATATTAAAAAGCTCGGTCCGTCCGGCTTTAAGCTGGGTACTGCGGTCCGCCCCCGGTTTACAGGGCGCACGGTGCATTTTAACCACCACCGGTTCATCCGGTCTGATCGGCGCTTGATAACTACCCACCTGATAAGGCGGATGAAGGCTGGTTGTTGTATGAAATTCGCCTGGCGAATGAATGTTATGGGTATTGAGCTTCTCAAAGGCGCGACCATTCCGCAGCAGCACATTGCTATAAACCCGTGGCGCTTTAATCCCGTATTTCATGGCGCCGCGCTGTTCTGCCGAAAAGTCCCGACATATATAGGGAATAACCATATGCCAACAGGCGAGAATACAGTTTCTGGCTTTTACGATGCTTGGTCCGTCTTCACGCATATAGGTGACATTTACCGCCTTTGCAGTCGCCGGATCACCCATATGCGCAACATTAATCACCGGCGCATTCAGCCTTATCCGGGTATTGTTTTCCGGACGGTCTAACTGCTTATAATCCGTCGGTGCCGTGAAAAGATCATCAAGCGTCTGCCCGGGAATGGCATCTGGTACCAGTTGCCTGACTATGCTGCGGGTAATGGTCGCGTTGCCATCAGGAAAATATATTGATCTTTCCTTATGTTCATCCTCCCGTCCATGCTGCGGCCCGCCAATATGATGAAGCGGGCTTATCATGGCGGTTGGCCTGAGCGCAAGATGGTCAAACCCGGGATATCCACCCTGCTGCCACAAGTATAAAGCCGGGACCTGCTCCGGCCCCATATAAAATCTAAAATGGGTTTTTGCCTGAAAAAACGGTAGAACCGATGGATCAAGTCCCAGAAATTTTGTCAGATAATCATTATAGCTGGTAAGAGCGAGCTTTTTCTTCTTTTCACTATCACTTAAATTTATAAGTGTCTCTGCACGCACCTCTTCGTTATAAAGACGGATAAGATCTCTCTTTGCCTGCTCTCCAAGGGGGATTTTCTCTACATACTCACCCCAGCTGACTTCATCAGGCTTATTATAAAGACCTTCAATTCCGAATGTCTTTTGGTCAAAAAAAGTGGACGACTCGTATCCGGTTAGCTGAAAATGGCGGACCATCGGATCTGTTTTTGCGTGATAGGCTTTTAAATCTATCCCCAGTTCATTGATCAGCCCACGGGCAACGGTGCTGTAATTTGTCGGCTGTTCCAGATTAAGGGTACCACCATTCACAATGATAGTACGGCCGTCCAGCTTAAATTCATTACGTTTGGCATGACCGCCAAAATCATCATGATTATCAAGGATCAGGATTTTTGCATCCGGTCCCGCACTTTGACGATAAAACCAAGCGGAAGCAAGACCGCTGATCCCACCACCGACCACCACCAGGTCATACTCCTCCCCCGTCTGCTTTCCTTCAATTAATCGGCCATCACGGATAGTGTGGGATGTTTCGAATGATCCGGTATGACTGCCGCGAAGGCCGGTTAATGCCGGGGGATAATAGCCTTCCCGGTCCTGACGGGGAATGCTGGCCTCTTCCGCAGCTGCAGCCATCATTGCCGGCCCGGCCATGGCTGCGACCGCTCCTATGCTGACCCCGTTTAAAAAATCACGACGGTCAATTTTCTGGTCCATTCCCAGCGCTAAATCTGAACTCGTTTTTCCCTTCACTGCCCGCTCCCCATCATTTTTATATTTTAATCAATCATGCTGAAATCAAAATGTCAAACACTTGAAAAACAGCATCACTTCAAAATTATGATCAACAGGAAAAACAGGTAATTTTAAAATCAGGAAATCCCGAGCAGATCAGCCGCATTGCCACCAATCATTTTTTTGATATCCGCGTGGGCATAGCCAAGATCAAGACAGGTGGCGATAACATTTTTGAACCCTTCTACCGGGGTGGGGTTCCCCACCTGCCCCAGGTCTGAGCCCAGAATGGTTTTTTCAATGGTTCCTGCCTTGATCAGTGCATCAAGATTTTCAGGTGTATAAAAATGAAATTTTGAACCCGGTACAAACATACACATCGAATGTTCCAGATAAGCCCCCATTCGAACCAGTTCGCCCATTTCTGCGTAAGTGGCATCAATCAGATAGGATGGGTGATTAACCAGAAGTTTTTTTACACCGCGTTTTTTGGCTTCCTCAAGCAGCGGGAAAATTTCTGTAATATGTAAATGGCCACCGGAAAGAACGATATCCGCTTCGGCAATCATATCAAGAATGAATTTTACCTCGTCCAGCACAACCCCATTATCATCCAGCACGGAAAGCTCAATCGGCGCCAGCATTTTTTCCTTCGTGGTCGGGAATTTTTTGTCAAAATCCTTGTCGGATTTATGATGGGCAATATGGTTGCGCGATGAAAAAGTTGGCATCCAGACAAGCTTTGCCCCCAGTTTAATGCCATGGTCAACAGCATATCGGTTTATTCCGCCGGTTGAGTTGTTCAGCGGTACACCGGAAAACATTTTGACATTCAGATCCTGAAAATGGTTCATCAGCAGTTCGGTGACCGGCGTTGCCGAATAATAATGGTCCTTAATCAATATAGCCCGCATTTTTGCGGCCGATCCTTCACGCATCACATCAATATGATCAATGCTTCTTGGCATAACGCTCGGCCCGCTGTGACAATGAAGGTCAATTGCCCCTTCCAGTAATTGACTGAGAAGGGCATCATCATATTTTGCCGCTGGTGACTGATCGATAGTGGAGTTAATCCGATCCGGAATTTTTTTAACCATTTTTTTTCCTGAAATTACCTGAAATTTTTAACGAGATTTTTTAGCCCCGTCTGAACCAGTTTATGTTCAGATCCAACTGTAAACATGGTGACGCCAAGTTCCCGCAGCATATCCCTTTCTTCAACGCTGCTGTAAGCGGCAAGTCGAATGCCTGCTTTGCGCGCAACGGCGCAGACATGCTTGACCGCATCCACCACAATAGGGTCGTTCGGAGACGCTGCCCCATAGCCGACAGTTAAATCCATCCGCCCCAAAAAGAGGCAGTCAATATTTTTAACTTTGACAATTTCCTCAATTTTTTCAACCGCCTCTACATCCTCGATCTGGGCGATAACAGTGGTTTCATTATCGGCTTCATCAAGATAGTCATTCATCGGCCGCGTACCATAACCACCTGCCCGCTGTGTTCCGGCAAAGCCGCGCTTGCCGCCACGATATCTTCCACCCGCGGCAATTTCCGCCGCTTTTTCCGGCGTTGCCACATGGGGAACAACCACCCCGGTTGCCCCGCAGTCTAGCGGGTAAAGCATTCCCGTTGCCGTATTATTCTGTATTCGTACAAACATCGGCATATCAGCGGCACGCCCGGCCAGAATACAGGAATCCATTGTCGCAAGATCAAAGGGGCTGTGCTCCTGATCCAGCATGAGAAAATCCAGACCGCTATCGGCCATGACCTCGACCATGACATAGGATGGCGTTTTGACA is a window encoding:
- a CDS encoding NAD(P)-binding protein — its product is MKGKTSSDLALGMDQKIDRRDFLNGVSIGAVAAMAGPAMMAAAAEEASIPRQDREGYYPPALTGLRGSHTGSFETSHTIRDGRLIEGKQTGEEYDLVVVGGGISGLASAWFYRQSAGPDAKILILDNHDDFGGHAKRNEFKLDGRTIIVNGGTLNLEQPTNYSTVARGLINELGIDLKAYHAKTDPMVRHFQLTGYESSTFFDQKTFGIEGLYNKPDEVSWGEYVEKIPLGEQAKRDLIRLYNEEVRAETLINLSDSEKKKKLALTSYNDYLTKFLGLDPSVLPFFQAKTHFRFYMGPEQVPALYLWQQGGYPGFDHLALRPTAMISPLHHIGGPQHGREDEHKERSIYFPDGNATITRSIVRQLVPDAIPGQTLDDLFTAPTDYKQLDRPENNTRIRLNAPVINVAHMGDPATAKAVNVTYMREDGPSIVKARNCILACWHMVIPYICRDFSAEQRGAMKYGIKAPRVYSNVLLRNGRAFEKLNTHNIHSPGEFHTTTSLHPPYQVGSYQAPIRPDEPVVVKMHRAPCKPGADRSTQLKAGRTELFNMSFETFERNIRDQLQRMLGPAGFDAARDIAAITVNRWPHGNAYLYNSLTEPYHWCFYPTEDRPCVIASKRLGRISIANSDAAANPFTDVAIDEAHRAVREVLADEFKISQT
- a CDS encoding NAD-dependent deacylase yields the protein MMIISASTPIVVLTGAGISQESGLPTFRGRGGLWNGYRAEDLATPDAFRRDPALVHEFYNMRRATLLDEKIKPNAAHLALTRLERDWPGGFWLVTQNVDNLHVRAGSEKLIHMHGELLKSRCQNCGEISDWLDEMSLESECPNCKTRGQMRVNVVWFGEMPMRMDDIYRYLRRCGLFISIGTSGNVYPAAGFTQVVNENPGAKTVELNLEPSLNADQFSDGHYGPASQIVPEFIDWLLNGG
- a CDS encoding FAD/NAD(P)-binding protein, with product MSKNKNTGTGHFSDKELGMDRKIIRRDFLSGASIAVTGAILCPSLVRAMQALDQNKPMQSEPGYYPPAKAGMRGSHDGSFETAHMVRDGETFSAKQNGEKYDLVVVGGGISGLSAAWFYRQSAGPDAKILILDNHDDFGGHAKRNEYMYNGQKILVNGGTLNIEQPTNYSTVAMSYLRELGIDTDAYHEKTKDMIRHHRNIGLGGSTFFDKETFGGDGLVKRDRDAEEGWDEFFDKAPLTDKLRAEYKRLYSEKIVAKSFQGLTDKEKKRKLAGMSYAQYVTDELGVDAAVLPLYSPGLHFRFYVGAEQVPALFCWQLGGMPGFDHLELKPTPKISPMHHIAGSQHGREHEYREDSIYFPDGNATITRMTVRQLIPDAIPGHSIDDIFMAKVDYARLDRPENSTRLRLNSTAVKVKHNGDPKTAKDVDVTYMQGGKAETVKSRNVIYACWHNVIPYICDDYSEKQKEAMLYGIKAPRVYTNVLLRDGKAFEKLGTSSITSPGLYHTSTSLHFPFDVGGYKAPQNLDEPVVVKMHRAPCAPGELRREQLRLGRYDLLNTPFETFERNIREQLQRMLGSAGFDAARDIVAITVNRWPHGNAYAYDTITEPYEWSMYPTDDRPCVVARQQLGRMSVANSDADASPFTDAAIDQAHRAVREVLADQYLMDNA
- a CDS encoding DUF6282 family protein, which translates into the protein MVKKIPDRINSTIDQSPAAKYDDALLSQLLEGAIDLHCHSGPSVMPRSIDHIDVMREGSAAKMRAILIKDHYYSATPVTELLMNHFQDLNVKMFSGVPLNNSTGGINRYAVDHGIKLGAKLVWMPTFSSRNHIAHHKSDKDFDKKFPTTKEKMLAPIELSVLDDNGVVLDEVKFILDMIAEADIVLSGGHLHITEIFPLLEEAKKRGVKKLLVNHPSYLIDATYAEMGELVRMGAYLEHSMCMFVPGSKFHFYTPENLDALIKAGTIEKTILGSDLGQVGNPTPVEGFKNVIATCLDLGYAHADIKKMIGGNAADLLGIS
- a CDS encoding GtrA family protein; translated protein: MGKEFIKFTAVGLLSTALHYVVLVILVEMFSLSPVTGTMIGYACGAILNYLLNLRYTFRSDAQHKKAIPKFILMVAAGFIINTSIMYMLGFIPYLLRQIIATGVVFIWNFIVGKFWTFLSQSE
- a CDS encoding DUF1611 domain-containing protein, translated to MITIEIKAPYLIFLGEETRKTYAKTGSGIVDWRPELCKGQLNLIENGLDLGLPRLSVEEAAAAGIKSLVIGTASVGGGIPDQWLETFENALLAGLDIVGGVHKKLNDVPRLVEAAKKSGSKLIDVRVPPANIPVGKGRKRTGKRVLMVGTDCAVGKKYTALAMERDMREKGINADFRASGQTGIMIAGRGIPIDAVVCDFLAGAAELLSPDNDADHWDVIEGQGGIFHPGYSPVSMGLLIGSQPDAFVVCHEAGRTAIEEWDNFPLPTIEQVIERTISLGSLTNPNIKCVGVSINTSGLSESERQDYLNDLSSRLGLPCVDPLIMGTGAIIDHMLG
- a CDS encoding glycosyltransferase 87 family protein, which produces MLSTKIKSLMDRFDKRTRDMLALSIGVLGIIYLIWKYFSLIGKDLTFKYFWLAGRLWSGGMNPYGPDYQHVGESLFETFNGQPFYYPPNWWPVSGFMALFDYTTATEIWRLINVAAIIGGTLLLRAALKRADINLSTPALVLYTGLVALMQSTIIVLQQGQSTGLVYFGLCLAIYATLYSKHFLLGLGMAIMLLKPQIGVPVFFGFFLLKQNYKSVFYTIALTFIMMLPGFISLGFFETLFSYLAGLSEHSQFLTNSAKLSTGFKNIVYLIANRDISSTLATLLSLIGVWGAAIYLQKIVYEKFDGGGAAKLCLYYSAVIFATLFFAPIHEYDMILVAPVLLLVAVLGTNRQLLLAIPFLLMVRSGNIGDLFGPASVDQARFYGSVVSTVALIAMIAVFAKISRQED
- a CDS encoding glycosyltransferase family 2 protein, which codes for MMSKDRKLSVIVPCYNEEEVIETCYLRIADVFKNIDYTLELIFINDGSADKTAELITQICEKDKRVVFIDLSRNFGKEAAMSAGIDMMSGDAAIILDADLQDPPEIIPQFIALWEQGYDNIYGVRTERDGESWFKKMTATYFYRILKKMSHVEIPRNAGDFRLLSRRAIDAIRKLPERQRFMKGLFAWVGFKTIAVEYKRHARVAGNTKWNYWNLWNFAIEGITSFSTLPLRLASYIGILISFVSFIYAVFIFIRTLIYGVSVDGYASQMVVILFLGGLQLLFLGIIGEYLGRIFNETKDRPLYMTKNIINLPDD
- a CDS encoding aldolase/citrate lyase family protein: MSKKSTFRNRLLAGEELVGVFVKTPSYVMVEVMADSGLDFLMLDQEHSPFDLATMDSCILAGRAADMPMFVRIQNNTATGMLYPLDCGATGVVVPHVATPEKAAEIAAGGRYRGGKRGFAGTQRAGGYGTRPMNDYLDEADNETTVIAQIEDVEAVEKIEEIVKVKNIDCLFLGRMDLTVGYGAASPNDPIVVDAVKHVCAVARKAGIRLAAYSSVEERDMLRELGVTMFTVGSEHKLVQTGLKNLVKNFR